The DNA region CGCCCCGATAAGCAGGTTGCGGAAATTGTGCGCCCGAAAGCAAACGTGCCGTTTCACATTCAGCGCACACGAAAGGGCGGGATGCCGCTGTCACTCGAGAAGCGCCCAGGCGGAAAAGTGGCAACCTTGATTGGTAACGTGCAGGGGGACGCGGACGCGCTATTGACGCTGTTGAAGAAGAAGTGCGGCGCG from Candidatus Hydrogenedentota bacterium includes:
- a CDS encoding translation initiation factor; the protein is MNNSRVDKSGDGESLANNPFAALAGLKGALPDAPAPRPDKQVAEIVRPKANVPFHIQRTRKGGMPLSLEKRPGGKVATLIGNVQGDADALLTLLKKKCGAGGVVRDGAVEIQGDHRSRIEVILREYLV